A single region of the Salvia miltiorrhiza cultivar Shanhuang (shh) chromosome 8, IMPLAD_Smil_shh, whole genome shotgun sequence genome encodes:
- the LOC130998410 gene encoding uncharacterized protein LOC130998410, translating into MFADSSRRSNIDGSGTDGGTPSSGKAVQGLENINLSVEPQSDDDEQNMNKTRAFYSDAESEVLAQCWIDISIDSVVGNDQKMEQMWKRIKEAYNANRPAETPSRKPNQLKSHFYKMQKQVKLFSECYNRIADIWKSGANDADIMEMAQTEYRQHHGTQGFKYIGVWRILSIVPKFAEVQGNVQATKRTKNTEREAYTSSSTAEDTLTSRPMGQKAAKRKAKGKEKKEDSVH; encoded by the coding sequence ATGTTTGCAGACTCATCTAGGAGGAGCAACATAGATGGGAGTGGTACTGACGGTGGGACACCATCATCAGGAAAGGCAGTTCAAGGTTTGGAGAATATAAATCTCTCTGTTGAGCCACAATCTGACGACGACGAACAGAATATGAACAAGACACGGGCATTTTATTCGGATGCGGAAAGTGAGGTTCTTGCACAATGTTGGATCGATATTAGCATCGATTCGGTGGTTGGAAACGACCAAAAGATGGAGCAAATGTGGAAACGCATCAAAGAAGCCTACAATGCAAATCGTCCCGCCGAAACTCCATCTAGGAAACCCAATCAATTGAAGTCACATTTTTACAAGATGCAAAAGCAAGTAAAATTATTTTCTGAATGTTACAATAGGATTGCAGACATCTGGAAGAGCGGTGCGAATGATGCTGATATCATGGAGATGGCGCAAACTGAATACAGGCAACATCACGGTACACAGGGTTTTAAGTACATTGGAGTTTGGAGAATTTTGTCGATAGTTCCCAAGTTTGCTGAAGTTCAAGGGAATGTTCAAGCAACTAAAAGAACGAAAAATACAGAAAGAGAAGCCTACACATCATCTTCTACAGCTGAAGATACTCTCACGAGCCGCCCAATGGGGCAGAAAGCGGCAAAGAGGAAGGCGAagggaaaggaaaaaaaagaagactCGGTGCACTGA